A DNA window from Schistocerca gregaria isolate iqSchGreg1 chromosome 2, iqSchGreg1.2, whole genome shotgun sequence contains the following coding sequences:
- the LOC126334851 gene encoding uncharacterized protein LOC126334851 has product MKCQDTRDAHCQDRVLERNLLPAYSKTSASGRPSALHCSTKAINSYCFNMQFKDSVENPLFCPMETCPKELGEKTLPKFPKSNCCIWSSPSDMAPIYAVEIAKLWIQQQCKNTSVSAGRKMVNVKQRNDQRMKDIAEITSGEKIQCQQVKDIGVMKAGEKVTQCQQIKDIGVMTSGEKVAQCQQIKDIGVMKSGEKVTQCRQIKDIGVMTSGENVAQCQQIMDIGVMTSVELVQGRLSKDNQCQQIKDIGVMTSGEKVTHCRDSSDIGVMTLGEKVTQCQQIKDIGVMTSVEEVVQCQLSKGKQCQQIRDIGVMTSGEKVTHCRDSIDIGVMTLGENVTQCQQIKDTGVVASGEKITQCQHKSLSDELASCRILTVDGPGDYGASPLFVQFAKYSKSHHIFKPKGVTQAVQETPGSNKHNTTKENVNCLVPVSCPLEGREREIMKETNICSTTTSGKKEKVDGSEMGNSCAFRCKDFSESEPMILNNTVNKHFFHEINSSDKKCLIKNKTALFPNEKTDKWCDNSHPLICNVMHELPLEASDRSSYSKLLLSERGLLNEKVDRKLCVPELHQAINGQDVTRKSVNYGISLRKTVSAEQFHLGWETKDQYQIPCYNVHQTKKNHGLQGNHKTHIKANKSNFYPHTDVSENITPIVHCNRDSEITKSNTKMNTLGPKGNSLEFPTMGHNFSYNPKAKNLGPWLQEMSQKTGSNSCDTKLRKKSNEIADTIQVGHLENEFQSESHVCDQRGISSLQFRKGNKNSDEDITTNGFRITFANITANEEPTKKFAKKRSIWSFFQNLLRKLDPSRKRERKRQDNESPTFVTLNYKRHNKRKSKRQAIHRDTYGFEEKCHTTSSSGYDNEHVSSNANKQIYDSTRSEANKCYRHSHTHKKRQAAVNLLKDCKHDENVLNGNVTIPVLFRDETSLLKSEECNKNVVVMVAAVHSSSGEVNRDIMEELKQQRQDIDSLKQLLNNNENKTHNKNHSKNKIKDIPLRISGTTTEFGIPMVPELNKSITNFQNVSNTQGVFKVKEQPISEHLLNEKCKSISLHDYFAFNSMRYKNGGQVPALTVKRTPYNFSNDHSDISHECTNGCMWRNSTKHGHRRAEKHLRYVIRHCRNGKTDLWNKILSLCRYN; this is encoded by the exons ATGAAATGTCAAGATACTCGTGATGCCCATTGTCAAGACAGAGTTTTGGAAAGAAATTTGTTGCCCGCCTACTCAAAAACAAGTGCATCAGGTAGGCCTAGCGCACTTCATTGCAGTACCAAAGCAATAAATTCATATTGTTTTAACATGCAGTTCAAAGATTCAGTAGAAAATCCACTGTTTTGCCCAATGGAAACCTGTCCAAAGGAACTAGGTGAAAAAACCTTGCCAAAATTTCCGAAAAGCAATTGCTGTATTTGGTCATCACCATCTGACATGGCACCAATATATGCTGTGGAAATCGCAAAGCTCTGGATACAACAGCAGTGCAAAAATACTTCTGTATCAGCAGGACGCAAAATGGTCAATGTTAAACAGAGAAATGACCAACGGATGAAGGACATCGCTGAGATTACATCAGGAGAAAAAATTCAGTGTCAGCAGGTCAAGGACATTGGTGTGATGAAAGCTGGAGAAAAAGTTACTCAGTGTCAACAGATCAAAGACATTGGTGTGATGACGTCAG GTGAAAAAGTTGCTCAGTGTCAGCAAATCAAGGACATTGGTGTGATGAAATCTGGAGAAAAAGTTACTCAGTGTCGACAGATCAAAGACATTGGTGTGATGACATCAGGTGAAAATGTTGCACAGTGTCAGCAGATCATGGACATTGGTGTGATGACGTCAGTAGAACTTGTCCAGGGCCGGCTGAGCAAGGACAACCAGTGCCAGCAGATCAAGGACATTGGTGTGATGACATCTGGAGAAAAAGTTACTCATTGCCGAGACTCCAGTGACATTGGTGTGATGACATTAGGAGAAAAAGTTACACAGTGTCAGCAGATCAAGGACATTGGTGTGATGACATCAGTAGAAGAAGTTGTCCAGTGCCAGCTGAGCAAGGGCAAGCAATGCCAGCAGATCAGGGACATTGGTGTGATGACATCTGGCGAAAAAGTTACTCATTGCCGAGACTCCATTGACATTGGTGTGATGACATTAGGAGAAAACGTTACCCAGTGTCAGCAGATCAAGGACACTGGTGTGGTGGCATCAGGAGAAAAAATTACCCAGTGTCAGCATAAATCACTCTCAGATGAGCTTGCGAGCTGCAGGATATTGACTGTTGATGGACCTGGAGATTATGGAGCATCACCACTTTTCGTACAGTTTGCTAAGTATTCTAAGTCACACCATATTTTTAAACCAAAGGGTGTCACACAGGCAGTTCAAGAAACTCCTGGAAGCAACAAACATAATACTACTAAAGAAAATGTCAATTGTTTAGTTCCAGTTTCATGTCCATTggaaggaagagaaagagaaattaTGAAAGAGACCAATATCTGCTCTACCACTACAAGTGGGAAAAAAGAGAAAGTGGATGGCAGTGAGATGGGAAATAGCTGTGCTTTCAGATGCAAGGATTTCAGTGAAAGTGAACCAATGATTTTAAACAACACTGTAAATAAGCATTTCTTCCATGAAATTAATTCATCTGATAAAAAATGtttgataaaaaataaaacagCTCTGTTTCCAAATGAAAAAACTGACAAATGGTGTGATAATTCTCATCCACTTATATGTAATGTCATGCATGAATTACCACTGGAAGCCAGTGACAGAAGCAGCTACAGCAAATTATTATTAAGTGAAAGAGGTCTGCTAAATGAAAAAGTTGACAGGAAACTATGTGTACCAGAACTTCACCAAGCAATCAATGGGCAAGATGTGACAAGAAAGTCAGTAAATTATGGCATCTCTTTAAGAAAAACTGTTTCAGCAGAACAGTTCCATCTTGGATGGGAAACAAAAGATCAATATCAAATACCCTGCTACAATGTTCATCAAACAAAGAAAAACCATGGTCTTCAGGGAAATCACAAAACTCACATCAAagcaaataaaagtaatttttaccCACATACAGACGTATCAGAAAATATAACTCCAATAGTGCATTGTAATAGGGATTCAGAAATCACAAAATCAAATACCAAAATGAATACATTAGGACCAAAAGGAAATTCGTTAGAATTTCCTACAATGGGTCATAATTTCTCATACAATCCAAAAGCAAAAAATTTAGGTCCTTGGCTACAGGAAATGTCACAGAAAACTGGAAGCAATAGCTGTGATACGAAACTTAGAAAGAAATCCAATGAAATTGCAGATACTATACAAGTGGGACATCTAGAGAATGAATTTCAGAGTGAATCACATGTCTGTGATCAGAGAGGTATCAGTAGCCTGCAGttcagaaaaggaaataaaaattcagATGAAGATATTACCACGAATGGTTTTAGGATCACTTTTGCTAATATAACAGCCAACGAAGAacccacaaaaaaatttgcaaagaAGAGAAGCATATggtctttttttcaaaatttactgaGGAAACTAGACCCaagtagaaaaagagagagaaaacgaCAGGACAATGAGTCTCCTACTTTTGTGACACTCAACTATAAAAGACATAATAAGAGAAAATCAAAGAGACAGGCAATTCACAGAGATACGTATGGATTTGAGGAGAAATGCCATACAACCAGTTCTTCTGGATATGACAATGAACACGTTAGTTCCAACGCCAATAAACAGATTTATGACTCTACTAGAAGCGAAGCAAATAAATGCTATCGTCATTCTCACACCCATAAAAAGAGACAGGCAGCAGTTAATTTACTAAAGGATTGTAAACATGATGAGAATGTGTTAAATGGTAATGTAACAATTCCTGTATTGTTTAGAGATGAAACCTCCTTACTCAAAAGTGAAGAGTgtaataaaaatgttgttgttatggtagcagcagtacatAGTTCTAGTGGAGAGGTTAATCGAGATATCATGGAAGAACTGAAACAACAAAGACAAGATATTGACAGCCTCAAGCAACTGCTTAATAACAATGAGAATAAAACACACAATAAAAATcattccaaaaataaaataaaagatataccgCTACGTATAAGTGGCACCACTACAGAATTTGGCATCCCTATGGTGCCAGAGCTCAACAAAAGTattacaaatttccaaaatgtcagtaatacacagggtgtttttaaagtaaaagaacaaccAATATCAGAACATCTtttgaatgaaaaatgtaaaagcATTAGTCTGCATGACTACTTTGCATTTAATTCTATGAGATATAAAAACGGAGGTCAAGTGCCAGCCTTAACAGTGAAGAGAACGCCATACAATTTCTCAAATGATCACTCTGATATATCCCATGAATGTACAAATGGATGTATGTGGAGAAACAGTACAAAACATGGACATAGGAGAGCAGAAAAACACTTACGTTATGTGATTCGTcactgcaggaatggcaaaacagaTTTGTGGAATAAAATTTTAAGTCTGTGTAGATACAACTGA